Proteins encoded within one genomic window of Halocatena marina:
- a CDS encoding carbonic anhydrase produces MTKTLIELLKQNKSHAQSFENEQFESVQDGQSPESVTVCCSDSRVLQDEMIENRTPGHVFTCSNIGNRVFEETADGLAVSGDVSYPLVHTGTENVVVIGHTGCGAVTATYKDIVDGIAEPAGIRHCIDLLKLRLTDGVEALPDDIEESEAINRLVEYNVDKQIEFLLDSAIVSDEMNVLGVVYDFQDVYSDERGMLHVVNVNGMRDPERIAEDWPELAAQMNRRWTY; encoded by the coding sequence ATGACGAAAACCCTCATCGAACTGTTAAAACAAAACAAGAGCCACGCTCAGTCGTTCGAGAACGAGCAATTTGAATCGGTACAGGACGGACAATCACCCGAGTCCGTCACGGTCTGTTGTTCTGACTCCCGTGTGTTACAAGACGAAATGATTGAAAATCGCACACCTGGACACGTTTTTACGTGTAGCAATATCGGCAACAGAGTGTTTGAGGAGACTGCCGACGGACTGGCTGTGTCTGGTGATGTGTCGTATCCGTTGGTACACACTGGTACCGAAAATGTCGTCGTGATCGGTCACACCGGCTGTGGAGCCGTCACAGCAACCTATAAGGATATCGTTGATGGAATCGCCGAACCGGCCGGAATCCGCCACTGTATTGACCTTTTGAAACTGCGACTGACGGACGGCGTCGAGGCGCTCCCAGATGACATCGAGGAAAGCGAGGCGATCAACCGATTAGTGGAGTACAACGTCGATAAGCAGATCGAGTTCCTCCTCGACAGTGCTATTGTCTCGGACGAGATGAACGTCCTCGGCGTCGTCTACGACTTTCAGGACGTGTACTCAGACGAGAGGGGAATGCTTCACGTTGTCAACGTGAATGGCATGCGAGATCCAGAGCGAATTGCCGAGGACTGGCCGGAATTGGCCGCGCAAATGAACCGACGCTGGACGTACTGA
- a CDS encoding beta-CASP ribonuclease aCPSF1 — protein MSTVEKQLDDLKAEIAAEIPNDISVSDVTYEGPELVIYTRDPKKFAQNGDLIRTLAGKLRKRITVRPDPDVLARPQDAEAQIRAIIPEEAGVTDLDFHADTGEVVIEAQKPGMVIGRHGSTLREITQKIGWTPEVVRTPPIESATVSNVRNFLKQEREDRRDILERVGRQIHREELSKEQWVRISTLGCCREVGRASFILSTAETRILIDCGDKPGAEDEVPYLQAPEANPLNSIDAVVLTHAHLDHSALIPLLFKYGYDGPIYCTEPTRDLMGLLTLDYLDVAGKEGRTPPYESEMVREALKHTIPIEYGDVTDIAPDVKLTLHNAGHILGSAVSHFHIGDGLYNVAFSGDIHYEDTRLFNGATNEFPRVETLVMESTYGGRNDYQTDQADSEAKLMEVIQETHDQGGKVVIPAFAVGRSQEIMLVLEEAMREGRLPEMPVHLDGMIWEATAIHTTYPEYLRDELRDRIFHDDENPFLSSQFNHIDGGEDERREVTDGGPCIILSTSGMVTGGPIMSWLEHLGPDPDSTMVFVGYQAQGTLGRRIQSGWDEIPMNGRGGRSDTLSLEFGVETVDGFSGHSGRQGLMNFVRTMNPRPEKVLCVHGDESSVQDLSSAIYHKFDIRTFAPKNLETFRFR, from the coding sequence ATGAGCACGGTAGAGAAGCAACTTGACGATTTAAAAGCAGAGATCGCAGCCGAGATACCGAACGACATCTCCGTCTCCGACGTGACCTACGAGGGCCCCGAACTTGTCATCTATACACGGGACCCAAAGAAGTTCGCCCAGAACGGCGATCTGATTCGGACGCTGGCTGGAAAGCTCCGGAAACGAATTACCGTCCGCCCCGATCCCGACGTACTCGCGCGACCCCAGGACGCTGAAGCGCAAATTCGAGCCATCATACCCGAAGAAGCGGGTGTGACCGACCTCGATTTCCACGCCGATACTGGCGAGGTCGTCATCGAGGCCCAAAAGCCGGGAATGGTTATCGGCCGCCACGGATCGACGTTGCGTGAGATCACTCAGAAGATCGGCTGGACGCCCGAAGTCGTTCGGACTCCACCGATTGAGTCCGCAACGGTCTCGAACGTCCGGAATTTCCTGAAACAAGAGCGTGAGGATCGCCGTGATATCTTAGAGCGCGTTGGACGACAGATTCACCGCGAGGAACTCTCGAAAGAGCAGTGGGTTCGGATTAGCACGCTTGGATGCTGCCGTGAAGTCGGCCGTGCAAGCTTCATTCTTTCGACGGCTGAGACGCGGATCCTCATCGATTGTGGTGACAAGCCAGGGGCTGAGGACGAAGTTCCCTATCTACAAGCCCCCGAGGCGAATCCACTCAACTCCATCGACGCCGTCGTGCTTACCCACGCACACCTCGATCACTCCGCGCTTATTCCATTACTCTTCAAATACGGCTACGACGGGCCGATTTACTGCACGGAACCGACCCGAGACTTGATGGGGCTGTTGACGCTCGATTATCTGGACGTCGCAGGAAAAGAGGGTCGGACGCCGCCCTACGAGAGCGAAATGGTCCGTGAAGCGTTGAAACACACGATTCCGATCGAATACGGCGATGTAACCGATATTGCACCGGATGTAAAACTCACGCTGCACAACGCGGGACACATCCTCGGCAGCGCAGTATCGCACTTTCACATTGGCGATGGACTCTACAATGTGGCGTTCTCGGGAGATATTCACTACGAGGACACCAGACTGTTCAACGGTGCGACCAACGAGTTCCCACGCGTCGAAACGCTCGTCATGGAATCGACCTACGGCGGCCGCAACGACTACCAGACCGATCAAGCAGACTCCGAAGCGAAGTTGATGGAAGTCATTCAGGAGACGCACGATCAGGGTGGAAAAGTCGTTATCCCTGCCTTCGCAGTCGGTCGGTCACAAGAGATCATGCTCGTTCTCGAAGAGGCGATGCGCGAGGGGCGTCTCCCAGAGATGCCAGTTCATCTCGACGGAATGATCTGGGAAGCAACAGCGATTCACACCACCTATCCCGAGTATCTGCGCGATGAACTGCGCGATCGCATCTTCCACGATGATGAGAATCCCTTCCTCTCTTCTCAGTTCAACCACATCGACGGCGGTGAGGACGAACGCAGAGAAGTGACCGACGGTGGTCCCTGCATCATTCTTTCGACATCAGGAATGGTTACTGGTGGACCGATCATGTCGTGGCTCGAACACCTCGGCCCGGATCCAGATTCGACAATGGTATTTGTCGGATACCAGGCCCAAGGCACGCTCGGTCGACGCATCCAGAGTGGATGGGACGAGATCCCGATGAACGGTCGCGGTGGACGCTCTGATACACTCTCGCTCGAATTCGGTGTCGAAACCGTAGACGGATTCTCCGGTCACTCTGGCAGACAAGGTCTCATGAACTTCGTCCGAACGATGAATCCGCGACCCGAAAAAGTCCTTTGTGTTCATGGAGACGAGTCCTCCGTTCAAGATCTCTCTTCTGCAATATATCATAAATTCGATATAAGAACATTCGCTCCGAAAAACCTCGAAACGTTCCGGTTTAGATAA
- a CDS encoding DUF6757 family protein, with product MWCHYCEEEATMAVEKGGVKVGLCKQHFRERLEELKSEGWLDDLRDELNTDRIE from the coding sequence ATGTGGTGCCATTACTGCGAGGAGGAGGCGACCATGGCCGTCGAGAAGGGTGGTGTCAAGGTTGGGCTTTGCAAGCAGCACTTCCGTGAACGTCTCGAGGAGTTGAAGTCGGAAGGATGGCTCGACGATCTTCGAGACGAGCTAAACACGGATCGGATCGAGTAG
- a CDS encoding cupin domain-containing protein: MEHVQIDNIGDLMSPADVRRPVGKKLGTTDMAINYFELAPDESFAFGYHRHADQEEVFYIQSGSVTFETENGDVVVGTNETIRFEAGEWQQGFNRGDERVVALAIGAPFDAGETEVQRECSACGKQTPQRIESADDVLVTICESCETETGRFT; this comes from the coding sequence ATGGAGCATGTTCAAATTGACAATATTGGCGACTTGATGAGTCCTGCGGACGTGAGACGGCCAGTCGGGAAGAAACTCGGAACGACCGACATGGCGATCAATTACTTCGAACTCGCACCAGATGAGAGCTTTGCGTTCGGCTACCACCGCCATGCTGACCAAGAAGAGGTATTTTACATTCAGTCGGGATCGGTCACGTTCGAGACGGAAAACGGTGACGTGGTTGTTGGAACCAACGAAACGATCCGCTTTGAGGCCGGTGAATGGCAGCAAGGGTTCAATCGAGGCGACGAACGAGTTGTTGCTTTGGCGATCGGTGCCCCCTTTGATGCAGGCGAAACAGAGGTCCAGCGCGAGTGTTCTGCGTGTGGAAAGCAGACGCCACAACGCATCGAATCCGCGGACGATGTCCTCGTAACGATCTGTGAATCGTGCGAAACCGAAACTGGTCGATTCACCTGA
- a CDS encoding thiol-disulfide oxidoreductase DCC family protein produces MNHKHALPVLVYDDDCGFCTWCAAWVVRHGSLDAVGFANLTADDRSRLPDDYEACAHLITTDSVYSCGAAAEWAIARTYPELQPLFCAFRLLPGYSSVRERLYRFLANRRSWLGKILSAESPVGERDQL; encoded by the coding sequence ATGAACCACAAGCACGCTCTCCCCGTACTCGTCTACGACGATGATTGTGGGTTTTGCACGTGGTGTGCGGCGTGGGTCGTCCGCCACGGATCACTTGATGCCGTTGGATTCGCTAATCTGACAGCCGACGATCGTTCCCGTCTTCCAGACGATTACGAAGCGTGTGCGCATCTGATCACCACCGATAGCGTCTATTCTTGTGGTGCAGCCGCTGAATGGGCTATTGCTCGAACGTATCCGGAGCTACAACCGCTCTTTTGTGCGTTCCGGCTTCTTCCAGGCTATTCGAGTGTTCGGGAGCGACTGTACAGATTTCTCGCAAACCGTCGCTCGTGGCTCGGAAAGATCCTCAGCGCGGAGTCGCCGGTCGGTGAGCGCGACCAGTTGTAG
- a CDS encoding acyl-CoA dehydrogenase family protein, giving the protein MLDYVDLEADLSAEERMIRETAREFVEDRVAPDIAEHWLEGTFPTDLIPEMGEIGFYAPNLDGYGLPGVSETAYGVLMQELEACDSGLRSMASVQGALVMYPIFAYGSEAQKDEWLPKLGTGEAVGCFGLTEPQHGSNPTGMETYAERAGHASDDYVLNGSKTWITNSPIADVAVVWARDRSTAEQSVRGFLVETNRDGVSTNKIGEKLSLRASITGEIGLNDVHVPAENVLPDVEGMKGPLSCLTQARYGIAWGAVGAARNCFETACQYARDREQFGGPIARFQLQQEKLAEMATQITLAQLLAHRLASLKERGDLRPQHVSMAKRNNVRMAREQSRIAREILGGNGITADYSPMRHLANMETVYTYEGTHDIHSLILGQDLTGIAAFD; this is encoded by the coding sequence ATGCTCGATTACGTGGATTTGGAGGCTGACCTCTCTGCAGAAGAGCGAATGATTCGTGAGACAGCTCGTGAGTTCGTCGAGGACCGCGTTGCGCCGGATATCGCGGAACACTGGCTCGAGGGGACATTTCCGACGGATCTCATTCCAGAGATGGGGGAGATCGGATTTTACGCGCCCAATCTAGATGGCTACGGACTTCCGGGCGTGAGCGAGACGGCGTATGGGGTTCTGATGCAGGAGTTAGAGGCTTGTGACTCGGGGCTTCGGTCGATGGCGAGCGTTCAGGGCGCACTCGTGATGTACCCGATCTTCGCCTACGGGTCAGAGGCACAGAAAGACGAGTGGCTGCCGAAACTGGGAACCGGCGAAGCGGTCGGCTGTTTCGGACTGACCGAACCCCAACATGGATCGAATCCAACAGGGATGGAAACCTACGCCGAGCGTGCAGGGCACGCAAGTGATGATTATGTTCTCAACGGCTCGAAGACGTGGATTACCAATTCACCGATCGCTGACGTGGCTGTCGTCTGGGCACGAGATCGATCGACCGCAGAACAGTCGGTGCGTGGATTTCTCGTCGAGACCAACCGCGATGGCGTCTCGACCAACAAGATCGGAGAAAAGCTCTCACTTCGGGCGTCGATCACCGGCGAAATCGGATTGAATGACGTCCACGTTCCCGCAGAGAACGTGCTGCCGGACGTCGAAGGGATGAAAGGCCCCCTGTCGTGTCTCACACAGGCGCGCTACGGGATCGCGTGGGGAGCCGTGGGAGCCGCTCGGAACTGCTTCGAAACGGCCTGCCAGTACGCACGCGACCGAGAGCAGTTCGGTGGCCCGATCGCACGGTTCCAACTCCAACAAGAGAAGCTCGCTGAAATGGCGACCCAGATCACGCTGGCGCAACTACTCGCCCATCGGCTTGCCAGCCTCAAAGAACGCGGTGACCTCCGCCCACAACACGTCTCAATGGCAAAGCGGAACAACGTCCGGATGGCCCGCGAGCAATCGCGCATTGCTCGTGAAATCCTCGGCGGCAACGGGATTACTGCCGATTATTCACCGATGCGTCATCTCGCAAACATGGAGACGGTCTACACTTACGAAGGAACGCACGACATCCATTCGCTCATTCTCGGACAGGATCTGACGGGAATCGCAGCGTTCGATTAA
- a CDS encoding type II toxin-antitoxin system PemK/MazF family toxin, whose translation MSESIPAFDALERGHVVLAPDPFKDRIDATRPWVIVNNQHHPFDTDQYVVMGLTTKTWYTERVSLDTDDYRHRQAPRDSSIVPHAVASLQPAFLTDYVCRIHDGPIDRAVEMLSTYLVPSTTE comes from the coding sequence GTGAGCGAATCGATCCCCGCTTTTGACGCGCTTGAGCGCGGTCACGTCGTGCTCGCGCCCGATCCATTCAAAGACCGCATCGACGCAACCCGCCCATGGGTTATCGTGAATAACCAGCATCATCCATTCGATACGGACCAGTACGTCGTAATGGGTCTCACAACGAAAACATGGTACACAGAGCGTGTTTCTCTCGATACTGACGATTACCGACATCGACAAGCTCCACGGGATAGTTCGATCGTTCCCCATGCGGTTGCTTCACTCCAACCCGCGTTCTTGACCGACTACGTTTGCCGGATTCACGATGGTCCCATCGACCGTGCCGTAGAGATGCTTTCAACCTATCTCGTCCCATCAACGACAGAGTGA
- a CDS encoding MarR family transcriptional regulator gives MPISSAEFDQYEPPTHPETNAERVIRFLVQNRDQAYKASEIVAETDINPNSIHPVLTRLEDRSLVRHKEPYWTIGDYSAVKDAFVFHSTAQFLDDELGPESREEWLSAVDNADEDDA, from the coding sequence ATGCCGATTAGTAGTGCGGAATTCGACCAGTACGAACCACCAACGCATCCCGAAACGAATGCCGAGCGAGTTATTCGATTTCTCGTTCAGAATCGGGATCAGGCGTACAAGGCGTCCGAAATCGTTGCGGAGACGGATATAAACCCTAACTCGATTCATCCTGTCCTCACTCGGTTAGAAGATCGAAGTCTCGTGCGACACAAGGAACCGTACTGGACGATCGGTGATTATTCTGCAGTTAAAGATGCATTCGTCTTTCACTCGACAGCGCAGTTCCTCGATGATGAACTCGGGCCGGAAAGTCGTGAAGAGTGGCTTTCGGCAGTGGATAATGCAGACGAGGATGATGCGTGA
- a CDS encoding ion channel translates to MLLNVYFSVTTFSTIMDVDLAPAGPGARVLVAGESIAGALLVALLVFVLGWQIAR, encoded by the coding sequence ATGCTACTGAATGTGTATTTCAGCGTCACCACGTTTTCGACGATTATGGATGTCGACCTCGCACCCGCCGGACCGGGGGCACGGGTGCTCGTCGCGGGCGAATCGATTGCCGGCGCACTGCTTGTCGCCCTTCTCGTCTTCGTCCTTGGGTGGCAGATCGCACGATAA
- a CDS encoding type 1 glutamine amidotransferase, whose translation MTRLRLALLNASQSEEGIHTTNRNFRRELDADLAEFVLSRDQLPPDFDFDGVVVTGSAASAYWDEPWIRAATEWVREADDRGLPILGVCFGHQLLAAALGGSVEAMDGYEIGYREIERSDSPLFEGIDDRFTAFTTHGDAVTELPEDATIIAENDYGIHGFRAGHAFGVQFHPEYDMATATAVTQRKDFLEDERIESVLEGITDENYAAACKSKQLFQNFTDYTRAVRADATA comes from the coding sequence ATGACACGATTGCGACTCGCTCTGCTGAACGCCTCACAGAGTGAGGAGGGGATCCATACCACCAACCGGAACTTCCGGCGCGAACTCGACGCCGATCTTGCCGAGTTCGTCCTGAGTCGGGACCAACTCCCACCCGATTTCGATTTCGATGGCGTGGTTGTCACGGGCTCTGCGGCGTCTGCGTACTGGGACGAACCGTGGATCAGAGCGGCGACCGAGTGGGTGCGAGAGGCCGACGATCGTGGGCTTCCGATCCTCGGCGTCTGTTTCGGTCATCAGTTGCTCGCAGCGGCGCTCGGTGGGAGCGTCGAAGCGATGGACGGATACGAGATCGGTTATCGCGAGATCGAACGAAGCGACTCGCCGCTGTTCGAGGGAATTGACGACCGATTCACGGCGTTTACGACACACGGCGATGCCGTCACTGAACTGCCAGAGGACGCAACCATCATTGCAGAGAACGACTACGGCATCCACGGCTTTCGCGCTGGACATGCCTTCGGGGTCCAGTTCCATCCGGAGTACGACATGGCAACCGCCACGGCGGTCACCCAACGCAAGGATTTCCTTGAGGACGAGCGCATCGAGAGCGTTCTGGAGGGAATCACCGACGAAAATTATGCCGCCGCCTGTAAATCGAAGCAGTTGTTCCAGAACTTCACCGACTACACGCGCGCTGTTCGCGCTGACGCCACCGCGTGA
- a CDS encoding alpha/beta fold hydrolase — MPFTSVEDDSIYYETDGTGPTVAFVNDIGYGAWLWGWQYASLCGPFETVVFDPRGTGRSDTQSASDSVETCAAAVEAVLSDHGARRVHLVGAGFGGMVALAYASEYNRARSLTLMGTALNGDRVAGSILEQMGEMRPESLEPCFSDAFLEEREIIEGILDWRRDEDASANAREAQASAMRAFECEKPYEITIPALVLHGSDDPLIPMQAGNELADSLPSGRFETLTGRHLAFIEASKHANDMILGFLESIESTNE; from the coding sequence ATGCCATTCACTTCTGTCGAAGACGATTCGATTTACTACGAAACCGACGGCACTGGCCCGACAGTGGCGTTTGTGAACGATATAGGGTACGGTGCGTGGCTGTGGGGGTGGCAGTATGCATCCCTCTGTGGTCCATTCGAAACGGTGGTGTTCGATCCACGCGGAACGGGGCGCTCGGATACGCAGTCGGCGTCGGACAGCGTCGAGACATGTGCAGCGGCTGTCGAAGCTGTCCTCTCCGATCACGGCGCACGGCGCGTGCATCTCGTCGGTGCAGGGTTCGGCGGAATGGTCGCGCTCGCGTACGCCAGTGAGTACAACCGCGCCCGGAGTCTGACGCTCATGGGGACAGCGTTGAACGGCGATCGGGTTGCTGGCAGTATTCTCGAACAGATGGGGGAGATGAGACCGGAGTCACTCGAACCCTGTTTCAGCGATGCGTTCCTCGAAGAGCGAGAGATTATCGAGGGAATACTCGACTGGCGACGGGATGAAGACGCCAGCGCGAACGCACGAGAGGCACAGGCCAGCGCGATGCGTGCGTTCGAATGCGAGAAACCGTACGAGATCACGATTCCAGCACTGGTCCTCCACGGGAGCGACGATCCGCTGATACCGATGCAAGCGGGCAACGAGCTGGCGGATTCACTCCCGAGCGGACGGTTCGAAACGCTCACCGGACGACATCTCGCGTTCATCGAAGCCTCAAAACACGCGAACGACATGATTTTGGGATTTCTCGAATCGATCGAGAGTACGAACGAGTGA